One genomic segment of Micromonospora sp. WMMC415 includes these proteins:
- a CDS encoding sigma-70 family RNA polymerase sigma factor, with protein MSDVATGTSIESHLEPYRSELTGYCYRMLGSAFEAEDAVQDTFVRAWRNFERFEGRSALRTWLYRIATNVCLTMLTSAQRRVRPMDLGPAGSGDATHAGEPRPDEIWVGPVPDSRVLPEGSDPAEVIAGRESVRLAFVAALQHLPPRQRSVLILREVLAWSAQEVADLLGTTVASVNSALQRARATLAAADTTADVYRPLDEEQKALLARYVKAFEAYDLTALTTLLHEDATLSMPPLPLWMRGHDDILTWMGGTGCGCRGSRLVPVVASGLPAFGQYRPSLSGSGHDPWALIVLEISGGRIAGVNNFLDTARLFPLFGLPGRLE; from the coding sequence GTGAGTGACGTGGCGACCGGCACCTCCATCGAGTCGCACCTGGAGCCGTACCGTTCGGAGTTGACCGGCTACTGCTACCGGATGCTGGGCTCGGCCTTCGAGGCCGAGGACGCCGTGCAGGACACCTTCGTGCGGGCGTGGCGCAACTTCGAGCGGTTCGAGGGCCGGTCGGCACTGCGGACCTGGCTGTACCGGATCGCGACCAACGTCTGCCTGACCATGCTCACCAGCGCGCAGCGCCGGGTCCGGCCGATGGACCTCGGGCCCGCCGGGTCGGGCGACGCCACGCACGCCGGTGAGCCGCGTCCCGACGAGATCTGGGTCGGCCCGGTGCCGGACAGCCGGGTGCTGCCGGAGGGCAGCGACCCGGCCGAGGTGATCGCCGGCCGCGAGTCCGTGCGGTTGGCGTTCGTCGCCGCGCTGCAGCACCTGCCGCCGCGGCAGCGGTCCGTGCTCATCCTGCGGGAGGTGCTGGCCTGGTCCGCCCAGGAGGTGGCCGACCTCCTCGGCACCACCGTGGCGAGCGTCAACAGCGCCCTGCAACGGGCGCGGGCCACCCTCGCCGCCGCCGACACCACCGCCGACGTCTACCGGCCGCTCGACGAGGAGCAGAAGGCGCTGCTCGCGCGGTACGTGAAAGCGTTCGAAGCGTACGACCTGACCGCCCTCACGACGCTGCTGCACGAGGACGCCACGCTGTCGATGCCGCCGCTGCCGCTGTGGATGCGCGGCCACGACGACATCCTCACCTGGATGGGCGGCACGGGCTGCGGATGCCGCGGCTCCCGGCTGGTGCCGGTGGTGGCGAGCGGACTGCCGGCGTTCGGGCAGTACCGCCCCAGCCTCTCCGGCTCCGGGCACGACCCGTGGGCGTTGATCGTCCTGGAGATCTCAGGCGGGCGGATCGCGGGCGTCAACAACTTCCTCGACACCGCCCGCCTGTTCCCGCTGTTCGGGTTGCCGGGCCGGCTGGAATAG
- a CDS encoding STAS domain-containing protein, which yields MTPPAISFAVGAMLTRADIPARCDDLAAVLRGEDGGVVVCDVSRACPDVVTIEALARLRVTARRHGWRLVVSGAGAGLLELADLLGLTDALFQPARQPEQREQAGGVEEVVDARDPPA from the coding sequence GTGACGCCCCCCGCGATCTCCTTCGCCGTCGGCGCGATGCTGACCCGCGCGGACATCCCCGCCCGCTGCGATGACCTGGCCGCGGTGCTGCGCGGCGAAGACGGTGGCGTGGTGGTCTGCGACGTGAGCCGGGCCTGCCCGGACGTGGTCACGATCGAGGCCCTGGCCCGGTTGCGGGTGACCGCGCGGCGGCACGGTTGGCGGCTGGTGGTCAGCGGCGCCGGCGCCGGCCTGTTGGAGCTCGCCGACCTGCTCGGCCTGACCGACGCGCTATTCCAGCCGGCCCGGCAACCCGAACAGCGGGAACAGGCGGGCGGTGTCGAGGAAGTTGTTGACGCCCGCGATCCGCCCGCCTGA
- a CDS encoding alpha/beta fold hydrolase, with protein MTTTQWTAEPTTTGRYADVNGINLYYETHGQGRPMVLLHGGLGSGEMFGPILPTLAGGHQVILVDLQGHGRTADIDRPLDIALMADDVAALIDHLGLEKPDVVGYSLGGGVALLVAIRHPDKVGRLVSASAGIRRDATYPEILAQQGQVTGAAAEFMKETPMYELYQRVAPRPEDFPRLLDKIGKAMAKDFDFTEQVRGLRVPTLVVAADADMQPPSHFVEVFELLDGGLRDGGWAGEGRPTGGHALAILPGLTHYNLFSSPLFAAVTLAFLDQEG; from the coding sequence ATGACCACCACGCAGTGGACCGCCGAGCCCACCACCACCGGCCGGTACGCCGACGTCAACGGCATCAACCTGTACTACGAGACGCACGGGCAGGGCCGCCCGATGGTCCTGCTGCACGGCGGCCTGGGGTCGGGTGAGATGTTCGGGCCGATCCTGCCCACCCTGGCCGGCGGCCACCAGGTCATCCTGGTCGACCTGCAGGGGCACGGCCGGACCGCCGACATCGACCGGCCGCTCGACATCGCGCTGATGGCCGACGACGTCGCGGCCCTCATCGACCACCTCGGGCTGGAGAAGCCGGACGTCGTCGGCTACTCCCTCGGCGGCGGCGTCGCGCTCCTGGTCGCCATCCGCCATCCCGACAAGGTGGGCCGCCTGGTGTCGGCGTCGGCGGGCATCCGCCGCGACGCCACGTACCCGGAGATCCTCGCGCAGCAGGGCCAGGTCACCGGCGCGGCCGCCGAGTTCATGAAGGAAACCCCGATGTACGAGCTCTACCAGCGGGTGGCGCCGCGTCCGGAGGACTTCCCCCGGCTGCTGGACAAGATCGGCAAGGCGATGGCGAAGGACTTCGACTTCACCGAGCAGGTCCGCGGCCTGCGGGTGCCGACGCTGGTCGTCGCCGCCGACGCCGACATGCAACCCCCGAGCCACTTCGTCGAGGTCTTCGAGCTGCTCGACGGCGGACTGCGCGACGGCGGCTGGGCGGGCGAGGGCCGGCCGACGGGCGGCCACGCCCTGGCCATCCTGCCCGGGCTGACCCACTACAACCTCTTCTCCTCGCCGCTCTTCGCCGCGGTCACCCTCGCCTTCCTCGACCAGGAAGGCTGA
- a CDS encoding FAD-binding oxidoreductase → MTIKRTLRIDGRVLLPGDEGYDTHRKPLNPALDPRPAVVVRAAGTADVRRAVLAARHHKLPFAVQATGHGTHVAHDGALLLRTGAMAAVLVDPDRRVARVGPGARWGDVLAAAAPFGLAPLSGSSPDVGVVGYTLGGGLGWLAREHGLAADSVLRAQVVTAAGTVETAGPDRNPDLFWALRGGGGSYGVVTALEFRLHPVSRVYAGAVTFGRDRAAETIAHYRHWIERVPDALSSALLLTRDGSLVVKAMYTGDPDRGRALLEPLWKVAGPVVDDGMRVVEYPHAAMGGTFARTFDQVRVLDDDLVAALVAEPDTTVEIRHWGGRIARDSGAAAHRDAPLSVVLDTVPSPRTEAALRRAGLGSSFLNFLPDPSRTSTAFTAGNWTALRRIKATYDPDNVFGAGLAVPPARMTVSA, encoded by the coding sequence ATGACGATCAAGCGGACACTCCGAATCGACGGCCGGGTCCTCCTGCCCGGCGACGAGGGCTACGACACACACCGCAAGCCCCTCAACCCGGCGCTCGACCCCCGCCCCGCCGTGGTGGTGCGGGCCGCCGGCACGGCCGACGTACGGCGGGCGGTGCTCGCCGCCCGTCACCACAAGCTGCCGTTCGCCGTCCAGGCCACCGGTCACGGGACCCACGTGGCGCACGACGGCGCGCTGCTGCTGCGTACCGGTGCGATGGCGGCGGTCCTCGTCGACCCGGACCGGCGGGTGGCCCGCGTGGGTCCCGGCGCCCGGTGGGGTGACGTCCTGGCGGCGGCCGCGCCGTTCGGGCTCGCGCCGCTGTCCGGCTCCTCACCCGACGTGGGCGTGGTCGGCTACACGCTGGGCGGCGGCCTGGGCTGGCTCGCCCGGGAGCACGGCCTGGCAGCCGACAGCGTGCTGCGCGCCCAGGTGGTCACCGCCGCCGGCACGGTGGAGACGGCCGGCCCCGACCGCAACCCCGACCTGTTCTGGGCGCTCCGCGGCGGCGGAGGCTCGTACGGCGTGGTCACCGCGCTCGAGTTCCGCCTGCACCCGGTCAGCCGGGTGTACGCCGGCGCGGTCACCTTCGGCCGGGACCGGGCCGCCGAGACGATCGCCCACTACCGGCACTGGATCGAGCGGGTGCCCGACGCGCTCAGCTCCGCGCTGCTGCTCACCCGTGACGGGTCGCTCGTCGTGAAGGCCATGTACACGGGCGACCCCGACCGTGGCCGTGCGCTGCTGGAACCGCTGTGGAAGGTCGCCGGGCCGGTCGTCGACGACGGCATGCGGGTCGTCGAGTACCCGCACGCGGCGATGGGCGGCACCTTCGCCCGTACCTTCGACCAGGTCCGCGTCCTCGACGACGACCTCGTGGCCGCGCTGGTGGCCGAGCCGGACACCACCGTCGAGATCCGCCACTGGGGTGGCCGCATCGCGCGCGACTCGGGTGCCGCCGCCCACCGCGACGCGCCCCTGTCGGTCGTGCTCGACACCGTCCCGTCGCCGCGCACCGAGGCGGCGCTGCGCCGTGCCGGCCTCGGCAGCAGCTTCCTCAACTTCCTGCCCGACCCGTCCCGGACGTCGACGGCGTTCACCGCCGGGAACTGGACGGCGCTGCGGCGGATCAAGGCGACGTACGACCCGGACAACGTCTTCGGCGCGGGCCTCGCCGTCCCACCCGCGCGGATGACCGTCTCCGCCTGA
- a CDS encoding GYD domain-containing protein has product MAKFLVKATYTSQGMAGLGREGGTARAEVVRALIENTGGRVESLYFALGEYDLYVVGDLPDTVTAAALGIAVRAAGGVDARVIPLITPEEIDAAAQLPVMYQPPGR; this is encoded by the coding sequence GTGGCGAAGTTCCTGGTCAAGGCGACCTACACCAGTCAGGGGATGGCGGGGCTGGGCAGGGAGGGCGGGACCGCGCGCGCCGAGGTCGTCCGGGCTCTCATCGAGAACACCGGCGGCCGGGTGGAGAGCCTGTACTTCGCGCTCGGCGAGTACGACCTGTACGTGGTGGGCGACCTGCCGGACACCGTGACCGCCGCCGCCCTGGGCATCGCCGTCCGCGCGGCAGGCGGGGTGGACGCGCGGGTCATCCCGCTGATCACCCCGGAGGAGATCGACGCCGCGGCCCAGCTCCCGGTCATGTACCAGCCGCCGGGCCGGTGA